One segment of Candidatus Polarisedimenticolia bacterium DNA contains the following:
- a CDS encoding S9 family peptidase, whose translation MRRLAAAGAAVLIFAVGSILGPGGDTRAAQGRLLTVDDQFEIREVEDPQISPDGNWVAYSVAKMDLKEDKGDRDIWMTRWDGSQSIRITTSKEREKTPRFSPDGKYVAFLSSRDYDEDTDQVWIMSRAGGEAERITDFKGGVDDYAWSPDGTRLALIVYDPDPDACDSEKEKCEDKTPKPIVIDRYKFKQDETGYLVRQYDHLVLFDLATRKGEALTSGSHDDLQPAWSPDGKQISFVSKRGKEPDSGDNWDVFVIEAKAGATPRQLTTYEGADGSPDSASPPVWSPDGKQIAYLQVGPPKLIYYAVPKLAIVPAAGGAPRLVAPDLDRTLGHLTWAPDGRSIYTLFEEDGSVHLAKIEASSGKVEKLLTGQRTLADFSLGPGGKIAVLNGTSTQPYEVFALEGTNLRPLSRQNDAFMAKVRIGATEQVSVKSKDGTMVTAFIVKPPDYQAGKKYPAILRIHGGPVGQFQHEFMMEFQEFAANGYVVIGANPRGSSGRGEEFCKAIFADWGNKDAQDVLAAVDYAVAKGIADPQRLGVGGWSYGGMLTNYVIAQDTRFKAATSGASISNILAGYGTDQYIVEYEEELGQPWKTFDAWVKVSFPFLHADRIKTPTLFLCGESDFNVPLLNSEQMYQALRSQGIDTQLIIYPGQYHGIQKPSYLKDQDERYLAWYAKYLKP comes from the coding sequence ATGAGACGGTTGGCGGCGGCAGGGGCGGCGGTCCTCATTTTCGCAGTCGGCTCGATCCTCGGTCCGGGAGGTGACACCCGGGCGGCCCAGGGGCGGCTCCTGACCGTCGACGACCAGTTCGAGATCCGGGAGGTCGAGGACCCGCAGATCTCCCCCGACGGCAACTGGGTCGCCTACTCCGTCGCGAAGATGGATCTCAAGGAGGACAAGGGGGACCGGGACATCTGGATGACGCGCTGGGACGGGTCGCAGTCGATCCGCATCACGACCAGCAAGGAGAGGGAGAAGACGCCGCGCTTCAGCCCCGACGGCAAGTACGTGGCGTTCCTCTCGAGCCGCGACTACGACGAGGACACCGACCAGGTCTGGATCATGAGCCGGGCCGGGGGGGAGGCGGAGCGCATCACCGACTTCAAGGGAGGCGTGGACGACTACGCCTGGTCCCCTGACGGCACCCGCCTGGCGCTCATCGTCTACGACCCCGACCCCGACGCCTGCGACTCCGAGAAGGAGAAGTGCGAGGACAAGACGCCGAAGCCGATCGTCATCGATCGCTACAAGTTCAAGCAGGACGAGACCGGCTACCTCGTCAGGCAGTACGACCACCTCGTCCTGTTCGACCTGGCGACCCGCAAGGGGGAGGCCCTGACCTCGGGGAGCCACGACGACCTGCAGCCCGCCTGGTCGCCCGACGGCAAGCAGATCTCATTCGTGAGCAAGCGCGGCAAGGAGCCGGACTCCGGCGACAACTGGGACGTGTTCGTCATCGAAGCGAAGGCCGGCGCCACACCGCGCCAGCTGACGACGTACGAGGGGGCGGACGGCTCGCCCGACTCTGCCTCGCCCCCGGTCTGGAGCCCCGACGGCAAGCAGATCGCCTACCTGCAGGTCGGGCCGCCGAAGCTCATCTACTACGCCGTGCCGAAGCTGGCCATCGTCCCGGCCGCGGGCGGGGCGCCGCGGCTGGTCGCGCCGGACCTGGACCGCACGCTCGGCCACCTGACCTGGGCCCCCGACGGGAGATCGATCTACACCCTCTTCGAGGAGGACGGATCCGTCCACCTCGCGAAGATCGAGGCCTCGTCCGGCAAGGTCGAGAAGCTTCTCACCGGTCAGCGCACCCTCGCCGATTTCTCGCTCGGCCCCGGCGGCAAGATCGCCGTCCTCAACGGCACGTCGACGCAGCCGTACGAGGTGTTCGCCCTCGAGGGGACGAACCTGCGCCCTCTGTCCCGCCAGAACGACGCGTTCATGGCGAAGGTGCGAATCGGAGCGACCGAGCAGGTCAGCGTCAAGAGCAAGGATGGCACGATGGTCACCGCCTTCATCGTCAAGCCGCCCGACTACCAGGCCGGCAAGAAGTACCCGGCGATCCTGCGCATCCACGGCGGCCCCGTCGGCCAGTTCCAGCACGAGTTCATGATGGAATTCCAGGAGTTCGCCGCGAACGGCTACGTGGTCATCGGCGCCAATCCACGCGGCTCGTCGGGGCGCGGCGAGGAGTTCTGCAAGGCGATCTTCGCGGACTGGGGGAACAAGGACGCCCAGGACGTCCTGGCGGCGGTCGACTACGCCGTCGCGAAGGGGATCGCCGACCCGCAGCGCCTCGGCGTCGGCGGCTGGAGCTACGGCGGCATGCTGACCAACTACGTCATCGCCCAGGACACCCGGTTCAAGGCGGCGACGAGCGGCGCCAGCATCTCGAACATCCTGGCCGGCTACGGCACCGACCAGTACATCGTCGAGTACGAGGAGGAGCTGGGGCAGCCCTGGAAGACGTTCGACGCCTGGGTGAAGGTCTCGTTCCCGTTCCTGCACGCCGACCGGATCAAGACGCCCACCCTGTTCCTGTGCGGCGAGAGCGATTTCAACGTGCCGCTCCTCAACTCCGAGCAGATGTACCAGGCGCTGCGCAGCCAGGGGATCGACACGCAGCTGATCATCTACCCGGGCCAGTACCACGGCATCCAGAAGCCGAGCTACCTGAAGGACCAGGACGAGCGCTACCTCGCCTGGTACGCCAAGTATCTGAAGCCGTAG
- a CDS encoding DUF4440 domain-containing protein, with protein MKAEEHPIRMVLVQQEKAWNRGDLEGYMQGYWKSPDLTFYSGGTVTRGWEATLERYHKRYRSEGKEMGRLDFTEDTIEMLGPDSAVGHGRWNLTLSGGRKLTGLYTVILKRLPEGWRIVHDHSSSE; from the coding sequence GTGAAGGCGGAGGAGCATCCCATCCGGATGGTCCTCGTCCAGCAAGAGAAGGCGTGGAACCGCGGCGATCTCGAGGGGTACATGCAGGGCTACTGGAAATCACCGGACCTCACGTTCTACTCGGGCGGCACGGTCACGCGTGGCTGGGAGGCCACGCTGGAGCGCTATCACAAGCGCTACCGATCGGAGGGAAAAGAGATGGGCCGGCTCGATTTCACTGAGGACACGATCGAGATGCTGGGGCCCGATTCCGCGGTCGGGCACGGCCGCTGGAACCTCACCCTCTCCGGCGGCAGGAAGCTGACCGGTTTGTACACGGTGATCCTGAAGCGCCTGCCGGAAGGCTGGCGCATCGTGCACGACCACTCATCGTCCGAGTAG
- a CDS encoding NAD(P)-dependent oxidoreductase: MTAAAKAPVGFIGLGIMGAPMAGHILKGGHPLTVFNRTRSKTADLEARGASGAGSPAEVAERSEIVITMVSDTPDVEQVVAGPRGVLEGIRPGTVVVDMSTVAPALERRLDGLLRERGASLLDAPVSGGDVGARNATLAIMAGGDRQAFERVRPVLGLLGKSLTYCGPSGSGQIAKLCNQILISVTLLGVSEALVFARRNGLDPEVMIEAVSGGAAQSWQLTNLGPRIIKRDFAPGFMVDLVQKDLRLVLEAAETAGVSLPATGLVHQLFRSAQAHGSGREGTQSLGKVVERLSVLEGRP, translated from the coding sequence ATGACCGCAGCCGCAAAAGCGCCGGTCGGCTTCATCGGATTGGGAATCATGGGGGCCCCGATGGCCGGGCACATTCTCAAGGGGGGGCATCCCCTGACCGTGTTCAACCGCACGCGGTCGAAGACCGCCGACCTGGAGGCGCGGGGCGCCAGCGGCGCCGGCTCTCCGGCCGAGGTCGCGGAGCGGTCCGAGATCGTCATCACCATGGTCTCCGACACCCCGGACGTCGAGCAGGTGGTGGCCGGTCCGCGGGGGGTCCTCGAGGGGATCCGCCCCGGAACGGTGGTCGTCGACATGAGCACCGTCGCGCCGGCTCTCGAGCGCCGTCTGGACGGCCTGCTGCGCGAGCGCGGCGCATCGCTCCTCGATGCGCCGGTGTCGGGCGGCGACGTCGGGGCGAGGAACGCGACCCTCGCCATCATGGCCGGCGGCGATCGGCAGGCGTTCGAGCGCGTCCGGCCGGTGCTCGGCCTGCTGGGGAAAAGCCTCACCTACTGCGGCCCGTCGGGCAGCGGACAGATCGCCAAGTTGTGCAATCAGATCCTGATTTCGGTGACGCTCCTGGGGGTCAGCGAGGCGCTGGTCTTCGCCCGCAGGAACGGTCTCGATCCCGAAGTCATGATCGAGGCGGTCTCCGGAGGCGCGGCCCAGAGCTGGCAATTGACAAATCTGGGCCCGCGGATTATTAAGCGGGACTTCGCGCCCGGCTTCATGGTCGATCTGGTACAAAAGGACCTGCGGCTGGTCCTGGAGGCCGCCGAGACCGCCGGCGTTTCACTGCCTGCAACGGGGCTGGTGCACCAGCTGTTCCGTTCGGCGCAGGCGCACGGCTCCGGCCGGGAGGGGACGCAAAGCCTGGGAAAGGTTGTGGAGCGGTTGTCCGTTCTGGAGGGAAGACCATGA
- a CDS encoding N-acetyltransferase → MRLRPTRPDDLDWVMAAEGHPENRPFVAQWTRAQHEETLTHPDQAHLVIESLADGRTAGYVILAGLASPRDAVELRRIVVTEKGRGYGRETLRLIAGLALDVLGTRRLWLDVRANNPRAWRLYEQEGYSAESTTPDGLTILSIIRERGRPGKGESE, encoded by the coding sequence GTGCGCCTGCGGCCGACACGCCCCGACGACCTGGACTGGGTGATGGCCGCCGAGGGGCACCCCGAGAACCGCCCGTTCGTGGCGCAGTGGACTCGCGCGCAGCACGAGGAGACTCTCACGCACCCCGATCAAGCGCACCTGGTCATCGAGAGCCTGGCCGACGGCCGGACAGCGGGCTATGTCATCCTCGCCGGCCTGGCGTCGCCCCGGGACGCCGTCGAGCTCCGGCGGATTGTGGTCACCGAGAAGGGGCGCGGATACGGCCGCGAGACGCTGCGCCTGATCGCCGGGCTGGCCCTCGACGTTCTCGGGACCAGGAGGCTGTGGCTCGACGTGCGCGCCAACAACCCGAGGGCGTGGCGGCTGTACGAACAGGAAGGGTACTCGGCCGAGAGCACCACGCCCGACGGGCTCACGATCCTGTCGATCATCCGGGAGCGCGGGCGTCCCGGGAAGGGGGAAAGCGAATGA
- the uvrA gene encoding excinuclease ABC subunit UvrA: protein MEIADGIPMDKKKKHSVDIVVDRLALKPEIRNRLTDSIETSIKLAEGLVTVNILGEKGGRDVLYSDQMACINCGVSMPELAPRMFSFNSPYGACPSCDGLGAHLEIDPGKIVTNPSRTVREGAIEGTWGYGKAMLHMALTAIARAMRFDPDLPYSKLPKEAQRVLLYGSGAQEFDFEYIEGRSHYRFRKAFEGVIPSMMRRYKASESPGLREEIERYMSLEPCGACEGARLKPESLAVKVAGHSIAHYTGLTIKQAVAAFAGLGLSERDRQVAHQVLKEINERLGFLLNVGLSYLTLSRTAATLSGGEGQRIRLATQIGSRLTGVLYVLDEPSIGLHQRDNRKLLDTLCAMRDLGNTVIVVEHDEETIRSADHVVDLGPGAGEDGGRVVAQGTPDEIAAAPASLTGQYLSGRRSIPLPDRRRSPAGVKGEKGWLAVLGAEENNLKALDASFPLGLLTAVCGLSGSGKSTLVNETLYKALARSLYRTPIRPGRHRALQGVKEVDKVIDIDQSPIGRTPRSNPATYTGLFTPIRELFSSVPESRMRGYHPGRFSFNVKGGRCESCEGDGIIKIEMHFLSDVYVTCEECKGRRYNRETLEVLYKGKSIADVLEMAVKEALQFFTNVPAIHRKLETLDAVGLSYIKLGQSATTLSGGEAQRIKLSKELSRRATGRTVYILDEPTTGLHFEDIRRLLDVLNALVDQGNTVIVIEHNLDVIKTADWILDLGPEGGDEGGRIVAEGPPEEIAQNPGSATGAFLKRIFARARRAQPEPSLARGGSAAVRA, encoded by the coding sequence ATGGAGATCGCCGACGGCATCCCGATGGACAAGAAGAAAAAGCACTCGGTCGACATCGTGGTCGACCGCCTGGCGCTCAAGCCGGAGATCAGGAACCGCCTGACCGACTCGATCGAGACCTCCATCAAGCTGGCCGAGGGCCTGGTCACGGTCAACATCCTCGGCGAGAAGGGCGGGCGCGACGTCCTGTATTCCGACCAGATGGCCTGCATCAACTGCGGCGTGTCGATGCCCGAGCTGGCGCCGCGGATGTTCTCCTTCAACTCCCCCTACGGGGCCTGCCCCTCCTGCGACGGGCTGGGCGCCCATCTCGAGATCGACCCGGGGAAGATCGTGACCAACCCGTCCCGGACCGTGCGAGAGGGGGCGATCGAGGGGACCTGGGGTTACGGCAAGGCGATGCTGCACATGGCGCTCACGGCGATCGCGCGCGCCATGCGCTTCGACCCCGACCTGCCGTATAGCAAGCTGCCGAAGGAGGCGCAGCGTGTCCTGCTCTACGGGAGCGGCGCGCAGGAGTTCGACTTCGAGTACATCGAGGGGCGCAGCCACTATCGCTTCCGCAAGGCCTTCGAGGGGGTCATCCCGTCCATGATGCGGCGTTACAAGGCGAGCGAGTCGCCGGGGCTACGGGAGGAGATCGAGCGCTACATGTCGCTCGAGCCGTGCGGCGCCTGCGAAGGGGCCCGGCTGAAGCCGGAGTCCCTGGCGGTCAAGGTCGCCGGGCACAGCATCGCCCACTATACCGGCCTGACGATCAAGCAGGCGGTCGCCGCATTCGCCGGGCTCGGCCTGTCGGAGAGGGACCGGCAGGTCGCCCACCAGGTCCTGAAGGAGATCAACGAGCGGCTCGGCTTCCTGTTGAATGTCGGGCTGAGCTACCTGACGCTGTCGCGCACCGCCGCGACGCTCTCGGGGGGGGAGGGCCAGCGCATCCGGCTGGCCACCCAGATCGGCTCGCGCCTGACCGGGGTGCTGTACGTCCTGGACGAGCCCTCCATCGGCCTGCACCAGCGGGACAACCGCAAGCTCCTCGACACCCTCTGCGCCATGCGCGACCTGGGGAACACGGTCATCGTGGTCGAGCACGACGAGGAGACGATCCGCTCGGCCGACCACGTCGTCGATCTGGGGCCGGGTGCGGGAGAGGACGGCGGCCGGGTGGTCGCCCAGGGGACGCCGGACGAGATCGCCGCCGCCCCGGCGTCGCTCACCGGCCAGTATCTCTCCGGCCGGCGGTCGATTCCCCTACCCGATCGTCGGCGGTCGCCCGCCGGCGTCAAGGGGGAGAAGGGCTGGCTCGCCGTGCTCGGGGCCGAGGAAAACAACCTGAAAGCCCTCGACGCAAGCTTCCCGCTCGGACTGCTGACCGCGGTGTGCGGCCTTTCCGGATCGGGAAAGAGCACGCTGGTCAACGAGACCCTGTACAAGGCGCTGGCGCGCTCGCTGTACCGGACGCCGATCCGCCCCGGCCGGCACCGCGCCCTGCAGGGGGTGAAGGAGGTCGACAAGGTCATCGACATCGACCAGTCGCCGATCGGACGCACACCGCGCAGCAACCCGGCGACCTACACAGGCCTGTTCACGCCGATCCGCGAGCTGTTTTCCTCGGTCCCCGAGTCGCGCATGCGCGGCTATCACCCCGGCCGCTTCTCGTTCAACGTCAAGGGGGGGCGCTGCGAGTCGTGCGAGGGGGACGGCATCATCAAGATCGAGATGCACTTCCTGTCCGACGTCTACGTCACCTGCGAGGAGTGCAAGGGGCGGCGCTACAATCGGGAGACGCTGGAGGTCCTGTACAAGGGGAAGAGCATCGCCGACGTCCTGGAGATGGCGGTCAAGGAGGCTCTGCAGTTCTTCACCAACGTGCCGGCCATCCACCGGAAGCTCGAGACCCTCGATGCCGTCGGGCTGTCGTACATCAAGCTCGGCCAGTCGGCGACCACCCTGTCCGGGGGGGAGGCGCAGCGCATCAAGCTGTCGAAGGAGCTGAGCCGGCGGGCCACCGGGCGCACGGTGTACATCCTGGACGAGCCCACGACCGGCCTGCACTTCGAGGACATCCGCCGCCTGCTCGACGTCCTCAACGCCCTGGTCGACCAGGGGAACACGGTGATCGTCATCGAGCACAACCTCGACGTCATCAAGACGGCCGACTGGATCCTCGACCTCGGCCCCGAGGGCGGGGACGAAGGGGGCCGGATCGTCGCCGAAGGGCCCCCCGAGGAGATCGCCCAGAACCCCGGCTCCGCCACCGGCGCGTTCCTGAAACGCATCTTCGCCCGCGCCAGGCGCGCCCAGCCCGAGCCGTCTCTCGCCCGCGGCGGGAGCGCGGCGGTCCGGGCATGA
- a CDS encoding carboxypeptidase regulatory-like domain-containing protein, with the protein MLAFVCASIFSPAFAETTGGIRGTVTDQNGSVLEGVSIMISSTSQTVSGRGTLSDRTGVFQVTSLPPAGDYVVSVSCPGFASTILSAIEVWSGRTSMVRIMLAPATQLRERVEVRAHPQMIDVDNPTTETRFGSEFIEALPLLGRNYQDVLALAPGVTDVDGDGNPNIHGARDTSVVTLVDGVSTTDPLTGKLGAQLNIESIQEIEIKTSGATAEFSRAQGGFANIITKSGGNQFGGAFKFFWRGSLLDGDGAGIDDARLHAGIGELELRGLVFNDFLPFLSFEGPIVRDRAWFFMAHEYVQTEEPVNALNLAFVRGVREFRDFVKLTWQIAANHRAALSFNYDPQKYLNQGLNSFTAPESGYELKAGGTVITMKVTSILSPLVALETSVSNFVGRPGLVPNLDRDTNGNGALYYDRNRNGYPEASERDPGDDFDRDGFFDVFEDANHNGKLDPGEDLDHDGRLTPSFGCEGALREDLDCDGNLDRQNEDADGNGLFDFVHEDLDGDRRLDLGVEDRNGNHRLDDAPVPSDVYPYGHLVPILPDRDFTIGELTGIITGPYFEDYSDRRKRFTFRQDLGVFVPQAGGSHDLKFGLSAERERFSRTTRVGDIMSLLEPNDCANTLQEVVENARNGVESNFFCTLQSDLPTVKAILHTEPRVDNEATNLTTGLYIQDSFKPHPNLSLGLGLRLDREQTDSFGYSYFDPVAQSAPFNRVNALAGGEFGLDDFLLGDNNGVQSFGILGDPLISGNRQAAAYLTDPMRVGALSRLTRHHSDISFGSSQTNLFIGDLFSGGELDTTKLQSVGIRPQRAERFRLTNNNLSPRLSVSWDPAANGRTKLFATWGRYFDKLFLSTIVAEKGPDQLNRYYLFDETGVRKSLGVLGVAVTGTPNHYIGTLISKSPPSTTQIDRQLGTPFSDEFTIGLERELAPDVAVAVTYVNRRYRDQLQDVDVNHSLRFGPDGKPLDVIGELVFAGGGNELQANRLPDGRPDLYSNNVFFNQILRIGNLNEGFYHGLELRLSKRQARRWELQGSYTYSRALGDAEDFQSRLGNDPSTVESEFGYLDFDQRHVVKVNASTFLPKDWQVGFVGNWASGLPFSIVSRFFALDNIDMQQFRTRYGFTTVEPGSGARFHSLRRNSERNDATLNIDLGVRKHLALGKATAAISLDILNLLNSDDLRIFTFEPNRGDFKAGDGVLLASPLQLDAERRFGRRFQVGFQLRY; encoded by the coding sequence ATGCTGGCGTTTGTGTGCGCAAGCATTTTCTCGCCTGCCTTTGCCGAGACGACCGGAGGAATTCGTGGAACCGTGACTGATCAGAACGGCTCTGTTCTCGAAGGAGTGTCCATCATGATCAGCAGCACGAGTCAAACGGTGAGCGGTCGAGGCACTTTATCTGACCGGACGGGAGTCTTCCAGGTGACCTCACTGCCGCCCGCCGGCGATTATGTCGTCAGCGTTTCGTGCCCAGGCTTTGCGAGCACAATTCTTTCCGCGATCGAAGTGTGGTCGGGACGCACGTCAATGGTTCGCATCATGCTCGCGCCAGCCACGCAGTTACGTGAACGCGTCGAAGTGCGGGCGCATCCTCAGATGATCGACGTCGACAATCCGACCACGGAGACGCGTTTCGGTTCCGAGTTCATCGAAGCGCTGCCGCTCCTGGGCAGGAACTACCAGGACGTCCTTGCGCTGGCCCCTGGCGTGACCGATGTCGACGGCGACGGGAACCCGAACATCCACGGCGCACGGGATACCAGCGTCGTCACGCTCGTCGACGGGGTGAGCACGACGGATCCATTGACGGGCAAGCTGGGAGCGCAGCTGAATATCGAGTCGATCCAGGAGATCGAGATCAAGACATCGGGAGCGACCGCCGAGTTCAGCCGTGCTCAGGGGGGCTTCGCGAACATCATCACCAAATCGGGAGGCAACCAGTTCGGTGGGGCGTTCAAGTTCTTCTGGCGCGGCTCGCTGCTGGACGGTGATGGCGCGGGCATCGATGACGCGCGATTGCACGCAGGCATAGGCGAACTCGAACTACGCGGCCTCGTGTTCAATGATTTTCTGCCATTCCTGTCCTTCGAAGGCCCCATCGTGAGGGACCGTGCCTGGTTTTTCATGGCCCACGAATACGTGCAAACCGAGGAGCCGGTCAACGCCCTCAATCTCGCGTTCGTACGTGGCGTGCGTGAGTTCCGTGACTTCGTCAAGTTGACCTGGCAGATCGCCGCCAACCATCGCGCCGCCCTCTCGTTCAACTACGACCCGCAGAAGTATCTCAATCAGGGGCTGAACAGCTTCACCGCCCCGGAGAGTGGCTACGAGCTCAAGGCAGGTGGAACGGTCATCACGATGAAGGTAACCTCCATTCTGAGTCCGCTCGTCGCACTGGAGACATCCGTCTCCAATTTTGTCGGCAGGCCCGGTCTGGTCCCGAATCTTGACCGCGATACGAACGGCAATGGAGCTCTCTACTATGACCGGAACCGGAATGGCTATCCCGAAGCGTCGGAACGCGACCCCGGGGACGATTTCGACCGCGATGGGTTCTTCGACGTGTTCGAAGATGCAAACCACAATGGCAAGCTGGACCCCGGGGAGGATCTGGATCACGACGGGCGCCTGACACCCAGTTTCGGATGCGAGGGGGCCCTCAGGGAGGACTTGGACTGCGACGGGAACCTGGATCGTCAGAATGAAGACGCTGACGGCAATGGTCTATTTGACTTCGTGCACGAGGATCTCGATGGTGATCGTCGACTCGACCTCGGAGTCGAGGATCGGAATGGCAATCACCGGCTTGACGATGCCCCTGTGCCGTCTGATGTGTATCCCTACGGCCACCTTGTTCCAATCCTTCCCGATCGCGATTTCACCATCGGTGAACTAACTGGCATCATCACCGGCCCCTACTTCGAGGACTATTCCGACCGGAGAAAGCGATTCACGTTTCGCCAGGACCTGGGCGTCTTCGTGCCACAGGCTGGCGGATCACACGACCTGAAATTCGGACTGTCGGCGGAGCGTGAGAGATTTTCCAGAACTACCCGAGTCGGGGACATCATGTCCCTGCTCGAACCCAACGACTGCGCGAACACTCTTCAGGAGGTTGTCGAGAACGCCAGGAACGGCGTGGAGAGCAATTTCTTCTGCACCCTTCAATCCGATTTGCCAACAGTCAAGGCGATCCTTCACACGGAGCCAAGGGTTGACAACGAGGCGACCAATCTGACAACAGGGCTCTACATCCAGGATAGCTTCAAGCCTCATCCGAACCTGAGCCTTGGTCTTGGCTTGAGGCTTGACCGCGAGCAGACCGATTCCTTCGGCTACTCCTATTTCGACCCGGTCGCTCAGTCGGCCCCCTTCAATCGGGTGAATGCACTCGCGGGCGGTGAGTTCGGCCTCGACGATTTTCTGCTGGGCGACAACAACGGGGTGCAAAGCTTCGGAATACTTGGCGATCCCCTGATTTCCGGGAATCGTCAGGCCGCAGCCTATCTCACGGACCCGATGCGGGTGGGGGCGCTCTCACGCCTGACGCGACATCACTCAGATATCAGCTTCGGATCGTCTCAAACGAACCTGTTCATAGGTGATCTTTTCTCCGGCGGGGAGCTGGACACGACAAAACTCCAGTCGGTCGGCATCAGGCCGCAGCGGGCGGAACGTTTCCGGCTTACCAACAACAACCTCTCGCCCCGCCTATCGGTGTCCTGGGACCCGGCTGCCAATGGGCGGACGAAGCTATTCGCCACCTGGGGCCGCTACTTCGACAAGCTGTTCCTGAGCACGATCGTGGCAGAGAAGGGACCCGATCAGCTGAACCGGTACTACTTATTCGACGAAACTGGCGTCAGAAAATCCCTAGGAGTCTTGGGTGTGGCGGTCACCGGGACCCCGAACCACTACATTGGCACCCTGATTTCGAAGTCACCTCCGTCAACCACGCAGATCGACCGCCAGCTCGGCACTCCCTTCAGTGACGAGTTCACCATCGGTTTAGAGAGAGAGCTGGCTCCCGATGTCGCCGTGGCAGTCACCTACGTCAACCGCCGCTATCGCGACCAGCTCCAGGACGTTGACGTCAATCATTCCCTGCGGTTTGGTCCAGACGGCAAGCCCCTGGACGTCATCGGCGAGTTGGTGTTCGCGGGCGGAGGCAACGAGCTCCAGGCCAATCGCCTCCCGGACGGTCGTCCCGATCTCTATAGCAACAATGTGTTCTTCAACCAGATCCTGAGGATCGGCAACCTCAACGAGGGGTTCTACCACGGCCTCGAGTTGCGCTTGAGCAAGCGGCAGGCGCGCCGCTGGGAGTTGCAGGGCTCCTACACTTACTCGAGAGCACTGGGGGACGCCGAAGACTTCCAGTCGCGCCTGGGGAACGACCCCTCCACCGTCGAGTCAGAGTTCGGCTACCTTGATTTCGACCAGAGGCACGTCGTCAAAGTGAACGCCTCTACATTTCTGCCCAAGGACTGGCAGGTCGGCTTCGTGGGCAACTGGGCTTCGGGCCTGCCGTTCTCGATTGTGTCCCGCTTCTTCGCCTTGGACAACATCGACATGCAGCAGTTCAGGACGAGATATGGGTTCACGACGGTTGAGCCGGGATCCGGCGCCCGCTTCCACAGCCTCCGTCGAAACAGTGAGCGCAACGACGCCACCCTCAACATCGACCTCGGAGTGCGAAAACACCTGGCTCTCGGGAAGGCAACCGCTGCCATCAGCCTGGATATCCTCAACCTTCTCAATTCCGACGACCTGCGCATTTTCACCTTCGAGCCCAACCGAGGTGACTTCAAGGCGGGCGACGGCGTGCTCCTGGCCAGCCCACTTCAACTCGACGCTGAACGACGCTTCGGCCGTCGGTTCCAGGTCGGTTTTCAGCTGCGGTATTGA
- a CDS encoding CPBP family intramembrane glutamic endopeptidase, whose translation MTLLLRILRFPLTRLLIAASALGGTWYAVQLLLVATGASTDIGDPVSSPHLASIATAVAFALVYVLYVLLVERRRVRELSPKGALLELLAGGFVGAGLFTLTIVSIWAAGGYDVAGWNGVMAAAPALSLALGSGFAEEILVRGVIFRITEEGLGTWLAIAISSALFGLAHAANPNASTVSVVAIALEAGVLLAAAFILTRRLWLAIGLHAAWNFVQGGVFGVAVSGHTMGGLLNGRLSGPAILSGGEFGAEASVFAVVYCLAAGVFLLVKAHGLKRFIAVPWRRRLPATAPPVAC comes from the coding sequence ATGACACTGTTGTTGCGGATCCTCAGGTTTCCGCTGACCCGCTTGCTGATCGCCGCGAGCGCGCTCGGCGGGACGTGGTACGCCGTCCAGCTCCTCCTCGTGGCCACGGGAGCGTCGACCGACATCGGCGATCCGGTCTCGTCTCCCCACCTGGCGTCGATCGCCACGGCCGTCGCCTTCGCGCTGGTCTACGTTCTGTATGTCCTTCTGGTGGAGCGCCGGCGGGTGCGCGAGCTGTCCCCCAAGGGGGCCCTGCTCGAGCTTCTGGCCGGCGGCTTCGTCGGCGCGGGCCTGTTCACACTAACCATCGTCTCGATCTGGGCCGCCGGCGGCTATGACGTGGCCGGGTGGAATGGCGTCATGGCGGCGGCGCCGGCGCTGTCCCTGGCCCTGGGATCGGGGTTCGCCGAGGAGATCCTGGTCCGTGGCGTGATCTTCAGGATCACCGAGGAGGGGCTCGGGACGTGGCTGGCGATCGCGATCTCGTCGGCGCTGTTCGGCCTGGCGCACGCCGCGAATCCAAATGCCTCGACGGTCAGCGTCGTCGCGATCGCGCTCGAGGCCGGCGTCCTGCTCGCCGCCGCGTTCATCCTGACGCGCAGGCTGTGGCTCGCGATCGGCCTGCATGCCGCCTGGAATTTCGTCCAGGGGGGCGTGTTCGGCGTCGCCGTCTCGGGACATACCATGGGCGGTCTCCTGAACGGCCGGCTGAGCGGCCCCGCGATCCTGTCCGGCGGCGAGTTCGGCGCCGAGGCCTCGGTCTTCGCGGTGGTCTACTGCCTGGCGGCCGGCGTGTTCCTCCTGGTCAAGGCGCACGGGTTGAAGCGCTTCATCGCAGTCCCCTGGCGGCGGCGCTTGCCCGCAACGGCTCCGCCGGTCGCATGCTGA